One genomic region from Bufo bufo chromosome 3, aBufBuf1.1, whole genome shotgun sequence encodes:
- the LOC120996397 gene encoding matrix metalloproteinase-18-like yields the protein MKKLLLVLLLSVAYTSAFPAEPPRGNEENDGKFAEEYLKRYYNLKTNVRQSRKKGESPLTLKIKEMQQFLGLKVTGKLDSETMEVMHQPRCGFVDAGEFNIFPGNKGWNKKELTYRILNYTPDMLQSEVDYAIQRAFKVWSDVTPLTFTRIYSGLSDIEISFAAQVHNDYYPFDGPHGTLAHAFAPSSGIGGDAHFDEDETWTSGSNGYNLFIVAAHEFGHSLGLFHSSDPSALMYPTYHFTEPSEFRLPEDDVNGIQSLYGARTAPEEPTVPEKPSDPSTPSTCLPNITFDAVTTLRGEIIFFKEKTFWRQISQNSEVEQHLISTFWPTLPNHIQAAYEFQDRDQVLAFKGAKYWVISGYEVTEDSPKSIYDLGFPRTVRKVDAAVYDDNSKKTYFFVNDNYWSYDEQKQSMDSGFPKKIVDRFPGLTKIRAAFEKDGFLYFFDGHHQYEFSSAKRRVTRLLKNNSWIKCGNKASNLKKRN from the exons ATGAAGAAATTACTTCTCGTCCTGCTACTTTCTGTAGCTTACACTTCAGCTTTCCCTGCAGAACCTCCAAGAGGTAACGAGGAGAATGATGGCAAGTTTGCAGAA GAATATTTGAAGAGATATTATAATCTTAAGACCAATGTACGACAGTCAAGAAAAAAAGGCGAAAGTCCATTGACCCTAAAAATCAAGGAAATGCAGCAATTTCTTGGTCTAAAAGTGACAGGAAAACTTGACTCAGAGACCATGGAAGTGATGCACCAACCGAGATGTGGGTTTGTTGATGCGGGTGAATTCAACATATTCCCCGGTAACAAAGGATGGAACAAGAAAGAACTAACATACAG AATATTGAATTACACACCCGACATGCTCCAATCTGAAGTAGACTACGCCATCCAAAGAGCATTTAAAGTTTGGAGTGATGTCACGCCTTTGACTTTTACACGGATCTATAGTGGACTTTCTGACATTGAGATCTCCTTTGCTGCCCAAG TCCATAACGATTATTACCCATTTGATGGCCCACATGGGACACTTGCTCATGCTTTTGCCCCATCCAGTGGAATTGGTGGAGATGCCCACTTTGATGAAGATGAAACGTGGACAAGCGGCTCTAATG GTTATAACTTGTTCATTGTGGCTGCTCATGAGTTTGGCCATTCCCTTGGTCTTTTTCACTCCAGTGATCCCAGTGCTCTGATGTATCCCACCTACCATTTTACTGAACCTAGTGAATTCCGTCTTCCTGAAGATGATGTCAATGGGATCCAATCACTTTATG GAGCAAGAACAGCCCCCGAAGAGCCAACTGTCCCAGAAAAACCAAGTGACCCAAGCACCCCATCCACCTGTCTGCCAAACATCACTTTTGATGCTGTGACAACTCTGCGTGGAGAAATCATATTCTTTAAAGAGAA AACCTTCTGGCGTCAAATTTCCCAAAATTCAGAAGTTGAGCAACATTTAATCAGCACTTTCTGGCCAACTCTACCAAATCACATTCAGGCTGCTTATGAGTTCCAGGACAGGGACCAAGTTCTTGCTTTTAAAG GTGCAAAGTACTGGGTCATTAGTGGATATGAAGTCACAGAAGATTCTCCTAAGAGCATTTACGATTTGGGTTTTCCACGGACTGTGAGAAAAGTTGATGCTGCTGTCTATGATGACAACTCCAAGAAAACCTATTTCTTTGTGAATGATAATTATTGGAg TTATGATGAGCAAAAACAGAGCATGGATAGTGGGTTCCCTAAAAAAATAGTAGACAGGTTTCCTGGTCTAACCAAGATCCGTGCAGCTTTCGAGAAAGATG GATTTCTGTACTTCTTTGATGGACATCACCAGTACGAATTCAGCTCCGCCAAGAGGAGAGTCACCCGTCTACTAAAGAATAACAGCTGGATAAAATGTGGCAACAAGGCCAGCAACCTGAAAAAAAGAAATTAG